GGGTGGAACTGCTGTGATGGTTGAGTGTCTAAGTGACAACGCAAATCGAACCATTTCACAGGTTCGCCCAAGTTTCACTAAATGTGGTGGTAACTTAGGGACTGAAGGTTCTGTGGGCTATTTATTCAGCAAAAAAGGCTTGATTTTAATTAGCGAAGGTGAAGAAGATGCGTTAATGGAAGCGGCAATTGAAGCCGGTGCGGATGATGTTCAACCACAAGATGATGGTTCATTCGAAATCTATACTGCGTGGGAAGATTTAGGTTCTGTGCGCGATGCAATCGAAGCAGCAGGATTTAAAATTGATAACGCAGAAGTGACAATGATTCCATCAACAACAGTTGATCTTGATCTTGAAACTGCGCCTAAATTGTTGCGTTTAATTGACATGTTAGAAGACTGTGACGATGTACAAAACGTATATCATAACGGTGAAATTAGTGATGAAGTTGCAGCTCAGCTGTAATTTTAAGGAGATTTAGAATGAAATTAGCTAAAGTATTACCTGCAATGGCTGCTCTTGTTGTCTTATCAGCTTGTGCAAGCGAAGCACCAAAAGTAGAAAACAAAGCAGAGCAAGCTGCAGCACCTACTGTAACGGATAAAACAGTAGTTTATACTTGTAACAAGAAAACTGTAACTGCAGTTTATCAATTTGAAAACCAAGAGCCAACAGCGGCAATGGTAATGGTAGGCAACAAAGTTGTTGCGAAAGATTTCGCTCGTGATGCAGCTCAAAAAGACTTCACTTCATTTACTTCAGGCAAATATGTTTGGAACGTAGATAGTGGTTTAACTTTAGATAAATTTGATTCTGTTGCGCCAGTAAATCTTTTAATCAAAGGCAAAAAAGCAGATAAAATTGTTGTGAAAAACTGTGATGTAGATGCAAAAGCAACTGCAAAAGCAAACCAATAATTAACGCTAAAAACGGCCGGCATTGACCGGCCGTTTATTTTTGAGAGTTTATGAGTATTATTTTAGGCATTGACCCAGGTTCTCGTGTAACGGGCTATGGTGTGATTAGACAAAATGGTCGCCATTTAGAATATCTCGGCAGTGGAGCAATCCGCACACAGGTAGAAGATTTACCTACACGCTTAAAACGAATTTATGCCGGTGTGACAGAAATTATCACACAATTTCAGCCCGATATGTTTGCCATTGAACAAGTGTTTATGGCTAAAAATGCGGATTCAGCTTTAAAACTGGGGCAAGCACGTGGTACGGCGATTGTGGCGGCAGTAAACCATGATTTACCCGTATTTGAATATGCGGCTCGTTTGGTGAAACAGACTGTCGTTGGGATTGGTTCAGCAGATAAAGTTCAAGTTCAAGACATGGTGACACGAATTTTGAAGCTCTCAGATAAACCACAAGCAGATGCGGCAGATGCTTTGGCCATTGCGATCACTCATGCTCATACCATTCAACATTCTTTGCATATTGCTGGCTCGGTCAAAACGACAGAAACACACGAAAAAATGACCGCACTTTTAAAAACAAGGTACAGCCGAGGTCGATTTAGATTAAAAATTTAACTGGATTAATATCCAGTTTTATTTTATTCTATGCAAAATTTTTTTACATGGAAATCTTATGATCGGTCGTTTAAAAGGCATCTTATTAGAAAAACAACCTCCTGAAATTTTGCTTGATGTACAAGGCGTCGGTTACGAATTATTGTTACCAATGACCAGTTTTTATGACTTACCTGAAATCGGGCAAGAAACCACATTATTTACTCATCTTGTTGTGCGTGAAGATGCTCATCTTCTTTTTGGATTTGCCCAAAAAACTGACCGCACTTTATTCCGTGAATTAATTAAAACCAATGGTGTTGGTCCTAAATTGGCACTCGCGATTTTATCTGCAATGTCAGTAGATCAGTTTGCTTATGCTATTGAACGAGAAGAACTGTCAAAATTAGTTAAAATTCCTGGTGTGGGCAAGAAAACGGCCGAACGTTTATTAGTAGAGTTAAAAGGGAAGTTTAAGGATGTTCGCCAAAGTGATTTCTTCGTGGAGAGCAAACACATTCCTTCAACTTCAGAATTACGTCAAGCTGAAAGCTCAGCTGATGAAGCGATTGCTGCATTGATTGCGTTAGGTTATAAACCAACCGACGCTGAAAAAATGGTGAAAAAAGTGGCTAAAGCGGATTTAAGTAGTGAGCAATTAATTCGCGAAGCCTTAAAAGCCGCATTATAAAGATTAAACAGATATGATCGAAGCAGATAGAATTATTAGCAGTCAGGCAAAGATGGATGAAGATGTCATCGATCGTGCGATTCGTCCAAAGCTTTTAGCGGACTATGTGGGGCAGCCACAAGTGCGAGAGCAGATGGATATTTTCATTAAGGCGGCAAAATTGCGGCAAGATGCCTTAGATCATCTTTTGATCTTCGGCCCTCCAGGTTTAGGAAAAACGACGCTAGCTAATATTGTCGCGAATGAAATGGGTGTAAATATTCGCACAACATCGGGTCCTGTTCTTGAAAAAGCGGGAGATTTAGCGGCAATGCTGACAAATCTTGAACCCCATGATGTGTTGTTTATTGATGAAATTCACCGTCTTTCCCCTGCGATTGAAGAAGTGCTTTATCCAGCAATGGAAGATTATCAGCTGGACATTATGATCGGCGAAGGCCCGGCCGCACGTTCGATTAAATTGGATTTACCACCTTTTACATTAATTGGTGCAACAACTCGAGCGGGTTCTTTAACTTCGCCACTACGTGATCGTTTTGGTATTGTTCAGCGTTTAGAATTTTATTCCGTTGAAGATTTAACTTCTATTGTGACAAGAAGTGCCTCTTGCTTAAATCTAGAATTAGAAGATAAAGCGGCTTTTGAAGTGGCGCGTCGTTCACGTGGCACGCCTCGCATTGCAAACCGTTTATTGCGTCGCGTTCGAGATTTTGCTGATGTGCGTAATGATGGCATTATTTCGGCAGACATTGCGAAACAAGCGCTTTCAATGTTAGATGTAGATGATGCAGGCTTTGATTACTTAGATAGAAAATTGCTTACCGCTGTGATTGAACGTTTTGATGGTGGGCCAGTTGGATTAGATAACTTAGCCGCTGCAATAGGTGAAGAACGAGATACTATCGAGGATGTTTTAGAACCTTATTTGATTCAACAGGGATTTTTACAACGTACGCCTCGAGGTCGAATTGCAACTTCGTTAACTTATCGACACTTCGGACTTCAGAAGCCGTCAGAATAAGGGATATAAAAAAGGACATATTGATATCAATATGTCCTTTCTTCTTGAAACCTGCTTAGTTAGTTTCTTCAGTATAGCTCTTCATGCTATTTAATCTTGCTAAACCTACATCACAGCTTTTTTGTTGAGTCGCTAATTCCATCTCAAGAATTTGCTGTTTGCTTTGATTAAGTTTGCTTTTGATTTTACCTACTTGAGTATGAGTGCCTGGCTGTTTTTCTGCTTGGGCAATCAAATTTTCTGTTTCTTTAAATAACAGTGTACATTGTTGTGGAAGAGCAGCTTTGTTTTCTGTAAGAGGTGCTGCGGTGGTAGATAATGCCATAGAACCGAAAAGTGCGGTGAAAATTACGCAAATTTTTTTCATTGTAAATCCCTACAAATCTCTCCAAATATTATTAGGCTAAAAAATAGCAAAATCTTGCAGCCCTGTCTAGTGATTATTTTGTCCATTTCTTTTGAATAAAGTTTCCTTGTGATAGATAAATTTTTTCATTTTGAGTAAAAAACATCAAATTTGATGTGGATCAATTTTGTCATTGTTATGCAAAATAGGGTATTTTGTAACTTATATCAAAAAATGTGATCAAGATAACGGTTTTTTCTGTTTTTTATCCTCATAAATAGTAGTAGAATATGGCAAAATTTTGAATGTTTATATTGTAATCGGTTACCGCATTCTGTTTTGAGAATAGAAAAGGCAATTATTACGTAAATAATTCAATGTTTCTTAACGATTTTTGTTGAGTAGTTTGGGGTGATTATTTGGGATTGTCCTTGGTAATCATAAAGTGAAAATCTTGTAGATTTATACAAGGAGTTGAGATGTTAGACGTTGTTGATCTCTCACGCTTGCAGTTTGCGTTAACTGCGTTATATCACTTCATTTTTGTACCATTAACATTAGGTTTATCTTTCGTTCTTGTGATCATGGAAACCATTTATGTTAAAACGGGCAAAGAAGTATATAAAGATATGACTAAATTCTGGGGTAAGTTATTTGGTATTAACTTTGCTCTAGGGGTAACGACCGGTATTATTATGGAGTTCCAATTCGGGACAAACTGGTCTTATTATTCTCACTATGTAGGTGATATTTTCGGTGCACCATTAGCGATCGAAGCATTACTTGCATTCTTCTTAGAATCCACTTTCGTGGGTCTATTCTTCTTCGGTTGGGATCGTTTAACTAAAGGTAAACACTTACTCGCAACTTACTGCGTAGCTTTTGGTTCAAACCTTTCTGCAATGTGGATTTTAGTGGCAAATGGTTGGATGCAACATCCAGTAGCGGCAGAATTTAACTTTGAAACCGTTCGTATGGAGATGACCAGCTTCTTAGATCTTTGGTTAAACCCAGTTGCGCAAAGTAAATTCTTACATACATTAACAGCAGGTTATTCAACTGGTGCAATGTTTGTATTAGGTATTAGTGCATTCTATTTATTAAAAGGCCGTGATATTGGTTTTGCTAAACGTTCATTCTCTGTAGCGGCAACCTTTGGCTTTATCGCGGCATCAGCAGTATTAATTATGGGTGATGAATCAGGTTACGACATCGGTAAAGCACAACCTGTGAAATTAGCTGCAATGGAAGCTGAGTTTGAAACTCATCCTGCACCAGCCCCATTCCACCCAGTGGCGATTCCAAATACTGCAGAAATGAAAAATGATTTTGCGATTGAAATCCCATATTTAGGTGGTTTAATTGCAACGCGTTCTTTAGACACTGAAATCGTTGGTTTAAAAGAAATTCAAGCAAAAAATGAGGGTCGTGTTCGTAACGGTATGGTTGCTTATGATTTATTCACACAATTAAAAGCAGAGAAAAAATCAGCAGGCCAAGTAAATCCAGAAACTAAAGCAAAATTTGATGAAGTCAAAGGTGATTTAGGTTTCGGTTTATTATTAAAACGTTACACAGATAAAGTTGTAGATGCAACGGATGAACAAATTAAACAAGCAGCACGTGATACTATTCCAAACGTAGGTCCTAACTTCTGGGCGTTCCGTGGTATGTTAGCGGCAGGTGGTTTAATTATTTTACTGACCTTTGGTGCATTTGTTCAAAATTTACGTAACAAAGTCACTTCTTCTCGCTTATTACTTAAAGCATTGCTTTGGGGTATCCCATTGCCAATCTTAGCGATTGAATTTGGTTGGTTCTTAGCTGAATTTGGTCGTCAACCATGGGCGATTTATGAAGTATTACCGGTAGGTGTGTCTGCCTCTAACTTGAGTGTAGGTGATTTATGGTTCTCTATCGGTTTAATTTGTGTACTTTACTTCTTCTTCATCATTGCGGAAATGTATTTGATGTTTAAATATGCACGTTTAGGTCCAAGTGCATTGAAAACCGGCAAATACTATTTTGAGCAATCATCTAAATAAGCAGGAGATGGATTATGCTTGATTATGAAATTCTACGTATTATTTGGTGGGTGCTAGTTGTTGTATTGCTTATCGGTTTCTCTGTAACAGATGGATTCGATATGGGCGTGACCGCACTTTTACCCGTAGCAGGTAAGAAAGAAGTAGAAAGACGTATTATGATTAACTCTATTGCGCCACACTGGGATGGTAACCAAGTTTGGTTATTAACTGCTGGTGGTGCAATCTTCGCGGCATGGCCGATTGTTTATTCTGTAGCGTTTTCAGGCTTCTATATTGCCTTATTCCTTGTGTTAGCTGCGTTATTCTTCCGTCCAATTGGTTTTGAATATCGTGCGAAAATTGATAATCCAACATGGCGCGCTGTGTGGGATTGGGGCTTATTTGCGGGTGGTTTTGTACCTGCATTAGTATTCGGTGTGGCATTTGGTAATTTATTACAAGGTGTACCATTCGAATTAAACGAGCTTTCACAAGCAACTTACACCGGTTCTTTCTTTGCATTATTAAACCCATTCGCATTACTTTGTGGCGTGTTAAGCCTTGCAATGTTAGTGACTCACGGTGCAAACTGGTTACAAATGAAAACCACTGCTGCATTGCGTGATCGCGCAAGAGCAATTACACAAATCGGTGCATTAGTGACATTAATTACTTTTGTGCTTGCAGGTGTGTGGCTTTCTTTCAAAGACGGTTATGTGGTGACTAGCACGATTGATCACTTTGCAGCATCAGCGCCAGCTTCAGGTA
This portion of the Haemophilus parainfluenzae T3T1 genome encodes:
- a CDS encoding YebC/PmpR family DNA-binding transcriptional regulator; protein product: MAGHSKWANIKHRKAAQDAQRGKIFTKLIRELVTAAKIGGGDVGANPRLRAAVDKALSSNMTRDTINRAIERGVGGGDDTNMETRIYEGYGPGGTAVMVECLSDNANRTISQVRPSFTKCGGNLGTEGSVGYLFSKKGLILISEGEEDALMEAAIEAGADDVQPQDDGSFEIYTAWEDLGSVRDAIEAAGFKIDNAEVTMIPSTTVDLDLETAPKLLRLIDMLEDCDDVQNVYHNGEISDEVAAQL
- the ruvC gene encoding crossover junction endodeoxyribonuclease RuvC, whose amino-acid sequence is MSIILGIDPGSRVTGYGVIRQNGRHLEYLGSGAIRTQVEDLPTRLKRIYAGVTEIITQFQPDMFAIEQVFMAKNADSALKLGQARGTAIVAAVNHDLPVFEYAARLVKQTVVGIGSADKVQVQDMVTRILKLSDKPQADAADALAIAITHAHTIQHSLHIAGSVKTTETHEKMTALLKTRYSRGRFRLKI
- the ruvA gene encoding Holliday junction branch migration protein RuvA encodes the protein MIGRLKGILLEKQPPEILLDVQGVGYELLLPMTSFYDLPEIGQETTLFTHLVVREDAHLLFGFAQKTDRTLFRELIKTNGVGPKLALAILSAMSVDQFAYAIEREELSKLVKIPGVGKKTAERLLVELKGKFKDVRQSDFFVESKHIPSTSELRQAESSADEAIAALIALGYKPTDAEKMVKKVAKADLSSEQLIREALKAAL
- the ruvB gene encoding Holliday junction branch migration DNA helicase RuvB, which gives rise to MIEADRIISSQAKMDEDVIDRAIRPKLLADYVGQPQVREQMDIFIKAAKLRQDALDHLLIFGPPGLGKTTLANIVANEMGVNIRTTSGPVLEKAGDLAAMLTNLEPHDVLFIDEIHRLSPAIEEVLYPAMEDYQLDIMIGEGPAARSIKLDLPPFTLIGATTRAGSLTSPLRDRFGIVQRLEFYSVEDLTSIVTRSASCLNLELEDKAAFEVARRSRGTPRIANRLLRRVRDFADVRNDGIISADIAKQALSMLDVDDAGFDYLDRKLLTAVIERFDGGPVGLDNLAAAIGEERDTIEDVLEPYLIQQGFLQRTPRGRIATSLTYRHFGLQKPSE
- a CDS encoding DUF5339 domain-containing protein encodes the protein MKKICVIFTALFGSMALSTTAAPLTENKAALPQQCTLLFKETENLIAQAEKQPGTHTQVGKIKSKLNQSKQQILEMELATQQKSCDVGLARLNSMKSYTEETN
- a CDS encoding cytochrome ubiquinol oxidase subunit I — encoded protein: MLDVVDLSRLQFALTALYHFIFVPLTLGLSFVLVIMETIYVKTGKEVYKDMTKFWGKLFGINFALGVTTGIIMEFQFGTNWSYYSHYVGDIFGAPLAIEALLAFFLESTFVGLFFFGWDRLTKGKHLLATYCVAFGSNLSAMWILVANGWMQHPVAAEFNFETVRMEMTSFLDLWLNPVAQSKFLHTLTAGYSTGAMFVLGISAFYLLKGRDIGFAKRSFSVAATFGFIAASAVLIMGDESGYDIGKAQPVKLAAMEAEFETHPAPAPFHPVAIPNTAEMKNDFAIEIPYLGGLIATRSLDTEIVGLKEIQAKNEGRVRNGMVAYDLFTQLKAEKKSAGQVNPETKAKFDEVKGDLGFGLLLKRYTDKVVDATDEQIKQAARDTIPNVGPNFWAFRGMLAAGGLIILLTFGAFVQNLRNKVTSSRLLLKALLWGIPLPILAIEFGWFLAEFGRQPWAIYEVLPVGVSASNLSVGDLWFSIGLICVLYFFFIIAEMYLMFKYARLGPSALKTGKYYFEQSSK
- the cydB gene encoding cytochrome d ubiquinol oxidase subunit II codes for the protein MLDYEILRIIWWVLVVVLLIGFSVTDGFDMGVTALLPVAGKKEVERRIMINSIAPHWDGNQVWLLTAGGAIFAAWPIVYSVAFSGFYIALFLVLAALFFRPIGFEYRAKIDNPTWRAVWDWGLFAGGFVPALVFGVAFGNLLQGVPFELNELSQATYTGSFFALLNPFALLCGVLSLAMLVTHGANWLQMKTTAALRDRARAITQIGALVTLITFVLAGVWLSFKDGYVVTSTIDHFAASAPASGKQVAVEAGAWFKNFNENPALWAFPVLAVVGALLNVVASKANRCGFAFFFSVLTMAGVIITAAVSMFPFVMPSSTHPEQSLLMWDATSSELTLTLMFYLALVFVTISLLYTIWSYYKMFGRLDESFVEDNKNSLY